Proteins found in one Sorghum bicolor cultivar BTx623 chromosome 1, Sorghum_bicolor_NCBIv3, whole genome shotgun sequence genomic segment:
- the LOC110432740 gene encoding uncharacterized protein LOC110432740, with translation MYAGRRVGADIRAAMVGGDGRRGGELCAARSEDGVGVGYRIGDCGSMPSDSHWLATMDGGGGGHGPSPWSGHLGRGGAGKARTGAGGAGGVGALDGGAAGGAADGAAGEAVDDTTERRDGGPTKKPGVPVEITAFATKAIAASLAKEFPDVLQ, from the exons ATGTACGCCGGCAGACGAGTCGGCGCCGACATCCGCGCCGCGATGGTTGGTGGAGACGGACGGCGCGGAGGCGAGCTGTGCGCAGCCCGCTCAGAagacggcgtcggcgtcgggtaCCGAATCGGCGACTGCGGCTCTATGCCCAGTGACAGCCATTGGCTGGCCACCATggatggtggcggtggtgggcaCGGGCCGTCGCCGTGGAGTGGACACCTAGGCCGGGGTGGAGCCGGCAAGGCGAGGACCGGCGCTGGAGGCGCCGGTGGAGTCGGTGCCCTCGACGGTGGCGCCGCGGGCGGAGCCGCGGATGGCGCCGCGGGCGAAGCCGTGGACGACACCACCGAACGCCGTGACGGAGGGCCGAC GAAAAAGCCCGGGGTTCCTGTTGAGATCACGGCGTTCGCCACGAAAGCGATAGCCGCGAGCCTCGCCAAGGAGTTCCCGGATGTCCTCCAGTAG
- the LOC110430116 gene encoding uncharacterized protein LOC110430116 isoform X1, with product MAAVAPPPAPAPAAPAPAAAAAAAPAPAPATVPVADQTTDLLQKLSLDPQPKAADATEPTAAAKKQGAVTSQPLSVAIPPERSITPVLQDFMDPNLFYLPAYYYGGYDSSMSEWDDYPRYLNSDGVEIAPAVYGDIYGYGYAPYGAYSPATSPAPTVDGQMFGAQHYQYPTAYFQPPTPVPSTTQSDLQSSNNTEKPAAKADPAKTTANGVPNGTAHSNSGTVPLASSQQNSSLTPDGTYRAPLLGGVPSAGYLDMTYGYDSTGAHFAWYDGSAYANGQQRTTTTNHYPSSTFSGNGSSARNQNKSSTTPQMQGMQNRRPTTTSATPTYTNRMYPSSRPYTQYGNSIKTGLPYGSNGYDSRIYGRWGVGMDNRYRPRGRNGYYGYGNESQDGTIELNRGPRSGRFKNQKLYGHTVTIAVKGQSLPSGESKNDSAVPDRAQFNRDDFPVQYDAAKFFVIKSYSEDDIHKSVKYNVWASTTNGNKKLDAAYQEAQSKGSACPIFLFFSVNTSGQFVGVAEMTGAVDFEKTLEYWQQDKWNGSFSVKWHIVKDVPNNILKHIILENNENKPVTNSRDTQEIHLEQGLQMLKIFKDHVSKTSILDDFTFYESRQKLMQDKRSKQQQVQKQVWDSRTPISVTSEQQQEAANGKPNPSDVPNGVTAEVKAVKAPAEKPVLANGVTNGVTTTPAVSYAAKVAQTATGKPILANGVAKTG from the exons ATGGCCGCCGTCGCGCCGCCCCCGGCTCCCGCGCCCGCCGCGCCTgcaccggctgctgctgctgctgctgctccggctccggctcctgcCACCGTCCCTGTCGCGGATC AAACCACGGATCTGCTGCAGAAGCTGTCGCTGGATCCGCAGCCCAAGGCGGCGGATGCAACAGAGCCTACTGCTGCTGCCAAGAAG CAGGGCGCTGTGACGAGCCAGCCGCTAAGTGTGGCCATACCGCCGGAGCGGTCCATCACACCGGTGCTTCAAGACTTTATGGATCCCAACCTATTCTATCTACCAGCGTATTACTATGGAG GCTACGACAGTTCCATGAGCGAGTGGGATGATTATCCAAGATATCTAAATTCAGATGGAGTGGAGATTGCCCCA GCAGTATATGGAGATATTTATGGATATGGGTATGCTCCTTATGGGGCATACTCTCCTGCCACTTCCCCAGCTCCAACGGTTGATGGCCAGATGTTTGGTGCACAGCATTACCAGTATCCAACTGCGTATTTTCAGCCTCCTACACCAGTTCCTTCTACCACTCAAAGTGACCTCCAGTCTTCTAACAATACTGAAAAGCCAGCAGCTAAAGCAGATCCTGCCAAGACAACTGCTAACGGTGTTCCAAATGGTACTGCTCATAGTAACAGTGGAACTGTACCCCTTGCGTCAAGCCAACAAAATTCATCACTGACGCCTGATGGAACTTATAGGGCGCCATTGCTAGGTGGAGTTCCTTCTGCTGGTTACCTGGACATGACATATGGGTATGACAGCACAGGGGCACACTTTGCATGGTATGATGGCTCTGCTTATGCAAATGGTCAGCAAAGAACAACTACAACTAATCATTATCCATCCTCAACATTCAGTGGTAATGGTTCCTCAGCAAGAAATCAGAACAAGAGCTCCACCACGCCGCAGATG CAGGGTATGCAGAACAGAAGACCTACAACTACATCAGCAACTCCTACTTATACCAATAGGATGTACCCTAGCTCCCGACCATACACCCAGTATGGGAATTCAATAAAAACTGGTCTTCCCTACGGGAGTAACGGTTACGATTCCAGGATATATGGTCGATGGGGCGTTGGTATGGATAACAGGTACAGGCCTAGGGGCCGTAATGGATACTATGGTTATGGCAACGAGAGTCAGGATGGAACAATTGAGTTAAACAGAGGTCCTAGATCTGGCCGTTTCAAGAACCAGAAATTGTATGGTCATACTGTCACTATTGCTGTGAAAGGGCAGAGCCTTCCTTCTGGTGAAAGCAAGAATGATAGTGCCGTGCCCGATAGAGCACAGTTCAATAGAGACGACTTCCCTGTTCAGTATGATGCTGCAAAGTTCTTCGTCATCAAGTCGTACAGCGAGGATGACATCCACAAGAGTGTAAAATACAATGTGTGGGCAAGCACAACCAATGGAAACAAGAAGCTTGATGCTGCTTATCAAGAAGCTCAGTCAAAGGGCTCTGCATGCCCTATATTCTTGTTTTTCTCA GTGAATACAAGTGGTCAGTTTGTTGGTGTTGCTGAAATGACTGGTGCTGTTGATTTTGAGAAAACTCTGGAGTATTGGCAGCAGGACAAGTGGAATGGTTCCTTCTCTGTTAAGTGGCATATTGTCAAGGACGTGCCTAACAATATTCTCAAGCACATCATCCTAGAGAACAATGAGAACAAGCCTGTCACGAATAGCCGTGACACCCAGGAG ATACACCTTGAACAAGGCCTTCAGATGCTCAAgatcttcaaggatcatgtcaGCAAGACATCCATCCTGGATGACTTTACCTTCTATGAGAGCCGCCAGAAATTGATGCAGGATAAGAGGTCGAAACAGCAGCAGGTCCAAAAGCAG GTCTGGGACAGTAGGACCCCCATTTCTGTCACCAGCGAGCAACAGCAGGAAGCTGCTAATGGGAAGCCCAATCCGTCTGATGTACCAAATGGTGTCACTGCAGAGGTGAAGGCGGTGAAGGCTCCTGCAGAGAAACCCGTCCTCGCCAATGGAGTCACCAACGGAGTAACCACCACTCCCGCTGTTTCCTATGCAGCTAAGGTGGCCCAAACAGCAACAGGGAAACCCATCCTCGCCAATGGAGTCGCCAAGACCGGTTAG
- the LOC110430116 gene encoding uncharacterized protein LOC110430116 isoform X3, protein MAAVAPPPAPAPAAPAPAAAAAAAPAPAPATVPVADQTTDLLQKLSLDPQPKAADATEPTAAAKKGAVTSQPLSVAIPPERSITPVLQDFMDPNLFYLPAYYYGGYDSSMSEWDDYPRYLNSDGVEIAPAVYGDIYGYGYAPYGAYSPATSPAPTVDGQMFGAQHYQYPTAYFQPPTPVPSTTQSDLQSSNNTEKPAAKADPAKTTANGVPNGTAHSNSGTVPLASSQQNSSLTPDGTYRAPLLGGVPSAGYLDMTYGYDSTGAHFAWYDGSAYANGQQRTTTTNHYPSSTFSGNGSSARNQNKSSTTPQMQGMQNRRPTTTSATPTYTNRMYPSSRPYTQYGNSIKTGLPYGSNGYDSRIYGRWGVGMDNRYRPRGRNGYYGYGNESQDGTIELNRGPRSGRFKNQKLYGHTVTIAVKGQSLPSGESKNDSAVPDRAQFNRDDFPVQYDAAKFFVIKSYSEDDIHKSVKYNVWASTTNGNKKLDAAYQEAQSKGSACPIFLFFSVNTSGQFVGVAEMTGAVDFEKTLEYWQQDKWNGSFSVKWHIVKDVPNNILKHIILENNENKPVTNSRDTQEIHLEQGLQMLKIFKDHVSKTSILDDFTFYESRQKLMQDKRSKQQQVQKQVWDSRTPISVTSEQQQEAANGKPNPSDVPNGVTAEVKAVKAPAEKPVLANGVTNGVTTTPAVSYAAKVAQTATGKPILANGVAKTG, encoded by the exons ATGGCCGCCGTCGCGCCGCCCCCGGCTCCCGCGCCCGCCGCGCCTgcaccggctgctgctgctgctgctgctccggctccggctcctgcCACCGTCCCTGTCGCGGATC AAACCACGGATCTGCTGCAGAAGCTGTCGCTGGATCCGCAGCCCAAGGCGGCGGATGCAACAGAGCCTACTGCTGCTGCCAAGAAG GGCGCTGTGACGAGCCAGCCGCTAAGTGTGGCCATACCGCCGGAGCGGTCCATCACACCGGTGCTTCAAGACTTTATGGATCCCAACCTATTCTATCTACCAGCGTATTACTATGGAG GCTACGACAGTTCCATGAGCGAGTGGGATGATTATCCAAGATATCTAAATTCAGATGGAGTGGAGATTGCCCCA GCAGTATATGGAGATATTTATGGATATGGGTATGCTCCTTATGGGGCATACTCTCCTGCCACTTCCCCAGCTCCAACGGTTGATGGCCAGATGTTTGGTGCACAGCATTACCAGTATCCAACTGCGTATTTTCAGCCTCCTACACCAGTTCCTTCTACCACTCAAAGTGACCTCCAGTCTTCTAACAATACTGAAAAGCCAGCAGCTAAAGCAGATCCTGCCAAGACAACTGCTAACGGTGTTCCAAATGGTACTGCTCATAGTAACAGTGGAACTGTACCCCTTGCGTCAAGCCAACAAAATTCATCACTGACGCCTGATGGAACTTATAGGGCGCCATTGCTAGGTGGAGTTCCTTCTGCTGGTTACCTGGACATGACATATGGGTATGACAGCACAGGGGCACACTTTGCATGGTATGATGGCTCTGCTTATGCAAATGGTCAGCAAAGAACAACTACAACTAATCATTATCCATCCTCAACATTCAGTGGTAATGGTTCCTCAGCAAGAAATCAGAACAAGAGCTCCACCACGCCGCAGATG CAGGGTATGCAGAACAGAAGACCTACAACTACATCAGCAACTCCTACTTATACCAATAGGATGTACCCTAGCTCCCGACCATACACCCAGTATGGGAATTCAATAAAAACTGGTCTTCCCTACGGGAGTAACGGTTACGATTCCAGGATATATGGTCGATGGGGCGTTGGTATGGATAACAGGTACAGGCCTAGGGGCCGTAATGGATACTATGGTTATGGCAACGAGAGTCAGGATGGAACAATTGAGTTAAACAGAGGTCCTAGATCTGGCCGTTTCAAGAACCAGAAATTGTATGGTCATACTGTCACTATTGCTGTGAAAGGGCAGAGCCTTCCTTCTGGTGAAAGCAAGAATGATAGTGCCGTGCCCGATAGAGCACAGTTCAATAGAGACGACTTCCCTGTTCAGTATGATGCTGCAAAGTTCTTCGTCATCAAGTCGTACAGCGAGGATGACATCCACAAGAGTGTAAAATACAATGTGTGGGCAAGCACAACCAATGGAAACAAGAAGCTTGATGCTGCTTATCAAGAAGCTCAGTCAAAGGGCTCTGCATGCCCTATATTCTTGTTTTTCTCA GTGAATACAAGTGGTCAGTTTGTTGGTGTTGCTGAAATGACTGGTGCTGTTGATTTTGAGAAAACTCTGGAGTATTGGCAGCAGGACAAGTGGAATGGTTCCTTCTCTGTTAAGTGGCATATTGTCAAGGACGTGCCTAACAATATTCTCAAGCACATCATCCTAGAGAACAATGAGAACAAGCCTGTCACGAATAGCCGTGACACCCAGGAG ATACACCTTGAACAAGGCCTTCAGATGCTCAAgatcttcaaggatcatgtcaGCAAGACATCCATCCTGGATGACTTTACCTTCTATGAGAGCCGCCAGAAATTGATGCAGGATAAGAGGTCGAAACAGCAGCAGGTCCAAAAGCAG GTCTGGGACAGTAGGACCCCCATTTCTGTCACCAGCGAGCAACAGCAGGAAGCTGCTAATGGGAAGCCCAATCCGTCTGATGTACCAAATGGTGTCACTGCAGAGGTGAAGGCGGTGAAGGCTCCTGCAGAGAAACCCGTCCTCGCCAATGGAGTCACCAACGGAGTAACCACCACTCCCGCTGTTTCCTATGCAGCTAAGGTGGCCCAAACAGCAACAGGGAAACCCATCCTCGCCAATGGAGTCGCCAAGACCGGTTAG
- the LOC110430116 gene encoding uncharacterized protein LOC110430116 isoform X4 — translation MAAVAPPPAPAPAAPAPAAAAAAAPAPAPATVPVADQTTDLLQKLSLDPQPKAADATEPTAAAKKGAVTSQPLSVAIPPERSITPVLQDFMDPNLFYLPAYYYGGYDSSMSEWDDYPRYLNSDGVEIAPAVYGDIYGYGYAPYGAYSPATSPAPTVDGQMFGAQHYQYPTAYFQPPTPVPSTTQSDLQSSNNTEKPAAKADPAKTTANGVPNGTAHSNSGTVPLASSQQNSSLTPDGTYRAPLLGGVPSAGYLDMTYGYDSTGAHFAWYDGSAYANGQQRTTTTNHYPSSTFSGNGSSARNQNKSSTTPQMGMQNRRPTTTSATPTYTNRMYPSSRPYTQYGNSIKTGLPYGSNGYDSRIYGRWGVGMDNRYRPRGRNGYYGYGNESQDGTIELNRGPRSGRFKNQKLYGHTVTIAVKGQSLPSGESKNDSAVPDRAQFNRDDFPVQYDAAKFFVIKSYSEDDIHKSVKYNVWASTTNGNKKLDAAYQEAQSKGSACPIFLFFSVNTSGQFVGVAEMTGAVDFEKTLEYWQQDKWNGSFSVKWHIVKDVPNNILKHIILENNENKPVTNSRDTQEIHLEQGLQMLKIFKDHVSKTSILDDFTFYESRQKLMQDKRSKQQQVQKQVWDSRTPISVTSEQQQEAANGKPNPSDVPNGVTAEVKAVKAPAEKPVLANGVTNGVTTTPAVSYAAKVAQTATGKPILANGVAKTG, via the exons ATGGCCGCCGTCGCGCCGCCCCCGGCTCCCGCGCCCGCCGCGCCTgcaccggctgctgctgctgctgctgctccggctccggctcctgcCACCGTCCCTGTCGCGGATC AAACCACGGATCTGCTGCAGAAGCTGTCGCTGGATCCGCAGCCCAAGGCGGCGGATGCAACAGAGCCTACTGCTGCTGCCAAGAAG GGCGCTGTGACGAGCCAGCCGCTAAGTGTGGCCATACCGCCGGAGCGGTCCATCACACCGGTGCTTCAAGACTTTATGGATCCCAACCTATTCTATCTACCAGCGTATTACTATGGAG GCTACGACAGTTCCATGAGCGAGTGGGATGATTATCCAAGATATCTAAATTCAGATGGAGTGGAGATTGCCCCA GCAGTATATGGAGATATTTATGGATATGGGTATGCTCCTTATGGGGCATACTCTCCTGCCACTTCCCCAGCTCCAACGGTTGATGGCCAGATGTTTGGTGCACAGCATTACCAGTATCCAACTGCGTATTTTCAGCCTCCTACACCAGTTCCTTCTACCACTCAAAGTGACCTCCAGTCTTCTAACAATACTGAAAAGCCAGCAGCTAAAGCAGATCCTGCCAAGACAACTGCTAACGGTGTTCCAAATGGTACTGCTCATAGTAACAGTGGAACTGTACCCCTTGCGTCAAGCCAACAAAATTCATCACTGACGCCTGATGGAACTTATAGGGCGCCATTGCTAGGTGGAGTTCCTTCTGCTGGTTACCTGGACATGACATATGGGTATGACAGCACAGGGGCACACTTTGCATGGTATGATGGCTCTGCTTATGCAAATGGTCAGCAAAGAACAACTACAACTAATCATTATCCATCCTCAACATTCAGTGGTAATGGTTCCTCAGCAAGAAATCAGAACAAGAGCTCCACCACGCCGCAGATG GGTATGCAGAACAGAAGACCTACAACTACATCAGCAACTCCTACTTATACCAATAGGATGTACCCTAGCTCCCGACCATACACCCAGTATGGGAATTCAATAAAAACTGGTCTTCCCTACGGGAGTAACGGTTACGATTCCAGGATATATGGTCGATGGGGCGTTGGTATGGATAACAGGTACAGGCCTAGGGGCCGTAATGGATACTATGGTTATGGCAACGAGAGTCAGGATGGAACAATTGAGTTAAACAGAGGTCCTAGATCTGGCCGTTTCAAGAACCAGAAATTGTATGGTCATACTGTCACTATTGCTGTGAAAGGGCAGAGCCTTCCTTCTGGTGAAAGCAAGAATGATAGTGCCGTGCCCGATAGAGCACAGTTCAATAGAGACGACTTCCCTGTTCAGTATGATGCTGCAAAGTTCTTCGTCATCAAGTCGTACAGCGAGGATGACATCCACAAGAGTGTAAAATACAATGTGTGGGCAAGCACAACCAATGGAAACAAGAAGCTTGATGCTGCTTATCAAGAAGCTCAGTCAAAGGGCTCTGCATGCCCTATATTCTTGTTTTTCTCA GTGAATACAAGTGGTCAGTTTGTTGGTGTTGCTGAAATGACTGGTGCTGTTGATTTTGAGAAAACTCTGGAGTATTGGCAGCAGGACAAGTGGAATGGTTCCTTCTCTGTTAAGTGGCATATTGTCAAGGACGTGCCTAACAATATTCTCAAGCACATCATCCTAGAGAACAATGAGAACAAGCCTGTCACGAATAGCCGTGACACCCAGGAG ATACACCTTGAACAAGGCCTTCAGATGCTCAAgatcttcaaggatcatgtcaGCAAGACATCCATCCTGGATGACTTTACCTTCTATGAGAGCCGCCAGAAATTGATGCAGGATAAGAGGTCGAAACAGCAGCAGGTCCAAAAGCAG GTCTGGGACAGTAGGACCCCCATTTCTGTCACCAGCGAGCAACAGCAGGAAGCTGCTAATGGGAAGCCCAATCCGTCTGATGTACCAAATGGTGTCACTGCAGAGGTGAAGGCGGTGAAGGCTCCTGCAGAGAAACCCGTCCTCGCCAATGGAGTCACCAACGGAGTAACCACCACTCCCGCTGTTTCCTATGCAGCTAAGGTGGCCCAAACAGCAACAGGGAAACCCATCCTCGCCAATGGAGTCGCCAAGACCGGTTAG
- the LOC110430116 gene encoding uncharacterized protein LOC110430116 isoform X2, giving the protein MAAVAPPPAPAPAAPAPAAAAAAAPAPAPATVPVADQTTDLLQKLSLDPQPKAADATEPTAAAKKQGAVTSQPLSVAIPPERSITPVLQDFMDPNLFYLPAYYYGGYDSSMSEWDDYPRYLNSDGVEIAPAVYGDIYGYGYAPYGAYSPATSPAPTVDGQMFGAQHYQYPTAYFQPPTPVPSTTQSDLQSSNNTEKPAAKADPAKTTANGVPNGTAHSNSGTVPLASSQQNSSLTPDGTYRAPLLGGVPSAGYLDMTYGYDSTGAHFAWYDGSAYANGQQRTTTTNHYPSSTFSGNGSSARNQNKSSTTPQMGMQNRRPTTTSATPTYTNRMYPSSRPYTQYGNSIKTGLPYGSNGYDSRIYGRWGVGMDNRYRPRGRNGYYGYGNESQDGTIELNRGPRSGRFKNQKLYGHTVTIAVKGQSLPSGESKNDSAVPDRAQFNRDDFPVQYDAAKFFVIKSYSEDDIHKSVKYNVWASTTNGNKKLDAAYQEAQSKGSACPIFLFFSVNTSGQFVGVAEMTGAVDFEKTLEYWQQDKWNGSFSVKWHIVKDVPNNILKHIILENNENKPVTNSRDTQEIHLEQGLQMLKIFKDHVSKTSILDDFTFYESRQKLMQDKRSKQQQVQKQVWDSRTPISVTSEQQQEAANGKPNPSDVPNGVTAEVKAVKAPAEKPVLANGVTNGVTTTPAVSYAAKVAQTATGKPILANGVAKTG; this is encoded by the exons ATGGCCGCCGTCGCGCCGCCCCCGGCTCCCGCGCCCGCCGCGCCTgcaccggctgctgctgctgctgctgctccggctccggctcctgcCACCGTCCCTGTCGCGGATC AAACCACGGATCTGCTGCAGAAGCTGTCGCTGGATCCGCAGCCCAAGGCGGCGGATGCAACAGAGCCTACTGCTGCTGCCAAGAAG CAGGGCGCTGTGACGAGCCAGCCGCTAAGTGTGGCCATACCGCCGGAGCGGTCCATCACACCGGTGCTTCAAGACTTTATGGATCCCAACCTATTCTATCTACCAGCGTATTACTATGGAG GCTACGACAGTTCCATGAGCGAGTGGGATGATTATCCAAGATATCTAAATTCAGATGGAGTGGAGATTGCCCCA GCAGTATATGGAGATATTTATGGATATGGGTATGCTCCTTATGGGGCATACTCTCCTGCCACTTCCCCAGCTCCAACGGTTGATGGCCAGATGTTTGGTGCACAGCATTACCAGTATCCAACTGCGTATTTTCAGCCTCCTACACCAGTTCCTTCTACCACTCAAAGTGACCTCCAGTCTTCTAACAATACTGAAAAGCCAGCAGCTAAAGCAGATCCTGCCAAGACAACTGCTAACGGTGTTCCAAATGGTACTGCTCATAGTAACAGTGGAACTGTACCCCTTGCGTCAAGCCAACAAAATTCATCACTGACGCCTGATGGAACTTATAGGGCGCCATTGCTAGGTGGAGTTCCTTCTGCTGGTTACCTGGACATGACATATGGGTATGACAGCACAGGGGCACACTTTGCATGGTATGATGGCTCTGCTTATGCAAATGGTCAGCAAAGAACAACTACAACTAATCATTATCCATCCTCAACATTCAGTGGTAATGGTTCCTCAGCAAGAAATCAGAACAAGAGCTCCACCACGCCGCAGATG GGTATGCAGAACAGAAGACCTACAACTACATCAGCAACTCCTACTTATACCAATAGGATGTACCCTAGCTCCCGACCATACACCCAGTATGGGAATTCAATAAAAACTGGTCTTCCCTACGGGAGTAACGGTTACGATTCCAGGATATATGGTCGATGGGGCGTTGGTATGGATAACAGGTACAGGCCTAGGGGCCGTAATGGATACTATGGTTATGGCAACGAGAGTCAGGATGGAACAATTGAGTTAAACAGAGGTCCTAGATCTGGCCGTTTCAAGAACCAGAAATTGTATGGTCATACTGTCACTATTGCTGTGAAAGGGCAGAGCCTTCCTTCTGGTGAAAGCAAGAATGATAGTGCCGTGCCCGATAGAGCACAGTTCAATAGAGACGACTTCCCTGTTCAGTATGATGCTGCAAAGTTCTTCGTCATCAAGTCGTACAGCGAGGATGACATCCACAAGAGTGTAAAATACAATGTGTGGGCAAGCACAACCAATGGAAACAAGAAGCTTGATGCTGCTTATCAAGAAGCTCAGTCAAAGGGCTCTGCATGCCCTATATTCTTGTTTTTCTCA GTGAATACAAGTGGTCAGTTTGTTGGTGTTGCTGAAATGACTGGTGCTGTTGATTTTGAGAAAACTCTGGAGTATTGGCAGCAGGACAAGTGGAATGGTTCCTTCTCTGTTAAGTGGCATATTGTCAAGGACGTGCCTAACAATATTCTCAAGCACATCATCCTAGAGAACAATGAGAACAAGCCTGTCACGAATAGCCGTGACACCCAGGAG ATACACCTTGAACAAGGCCTTCAGATGCTCAAgatcttcaaggatcatgtcaGCAAGACATCCATCCTGGATGACTTTACCTTCTATGAGAGCCGCCAGAAATTGATGCAGGATAAGAGGTCGAAACAGCAGCAGGTCCAAAAGCAG GTCTGGGACAGTAGGACCCCCATTTCTGTCACCAGCGAGCAACAGCAGGAAGCTGCTAATGGGAAGCCCAATCCGTCTGATGTACCAAATGGTGTCACTGCAGAGGTGAAGGCGGTGAAGGCTCCTGCAGAGAAACCCGTCCTCGCCAATGGAGTCACCAACGGAGTAACCACCACTCCCGCTGTTTCCTATGCAGCTAAGGTGGCCCAAACAGCAACAGGGAAACCCATCCTCGCCAATGGAGTCGCCAAGACCGGTTAG
- the LOC8080528 gene encoding photosynthetic NDH subunit of subcomplex B 2, chloroplastic gives MATSSVLPLHLPSCARRASTALRASAAPAAATATATTAQSLEESFGRKGLRFVADPAGGAPTAELSVRNGSSLQLRLGDGLVTSYKPKVYWKDDGCREVLYTVAGKGGVGLVLNEASSSSSAGAGIAAQWSLVDGAEWTVRDADSDSYDAVQVELGCTKGKLDISYVVTLYGVSMATAVIVRNTGTKPVELTGAVLSHIKFDKRGGTAVEGLRGCSYCSQPPPAAGFSLLSPAEAMMREDPGWFSGGGEEPRQGVWTVEEDMYTVLKKKVSRVYAAPPEERKKRVYSTAPSKFTTIDQYSGLGFRLVRMGFEDMYLCSPGGMYEKFGKDYFLCTGMASMLVPVVVNPGEEWKAAQVIEHDNL, from the exons ATGGCCACCTCCTCCGTGCTCCCGCTCCACCTCCCGTCCTGCGCGCGCCGGGCCAGCACCGCCTTGCGCGCCTCCGCAgccccggcggcggcgacggcgacggcgacgaccgCGCAGTCGCTGGAGGAGTCGTTCGGCCGGAAGGGCCTGCGGTTCGTGGCCGACCCGGCCGGCGGAGCCCCCACCGCGGAGCTCAGCGTGCGGAACGGCAGCTCGCTGCAGCTCCGCCTCGGCGACGGCCTCGTCACGTCCTACAAGCCCAAGGTGTACTGGAAGGACGACGGGTGCCGGGAGGTGCTCTACACCGTGGCGGGCAAGGGCGGCGTCGGCCTCGTCCTCAACGAggcgtcgtcgtcctcgtccgcCGGCGCGGGCATCGCCGCGCAGTGGTCGCTGGTCGACGGCGCCGAGTGGACCGTCAGGGACGCCGACTCCGATTCCTACGACGCCGTGCAG GTCGAGCTCGGGTGCACCAAGGGGAAGCTGGACATCTCGTACGTGGTGACGCTGTACGGGGTGAGCATGGCGACGGCGGTGATCGTCAGGAACACGGGCACCAAGCCGGTGGAGCTGACGGGCGCGGTGCTGAGCCACATCAAGTTCGACAAGCGAGGTGGCACGGCCGTGGAGGGTCTCCGGGGATGCTCCtactgctcccagccgccgccggccgccggcttCAGCCTCCTGTCCCCGGCCGAGGCCATGATGCGGGAGGACCCTGGCTGgttcagcggcggcggcgaggagccGCGCCAGGGCGTCTGGACCGTCGAGGAGGACATGTACACCGTGCTCAAGAAGAAGGTGAGCCGGGTGTACGCGGCGCCGCCGGAGGAGAGGAAGAAGCGCGTCTACAGCACCGCGCCGTCCAAGTTCACCACCATCGATCAG TATAGCGGGCTCGGGTTCAGGCTGGTGAGGATGGGGTTCGAGGACATGTACCTGTGCAGCCCGGGAGGCATGTACGAGAAGTTCGGCAAGGACTACTTCCTGTGCACGGGGATGGCGTCCATGTTGGTGCCCGTCGTCGTCAACCCCGGCGAGGAGTGGAAGGCGGCGCAGGTCATCGAGCATGATAACttgtaa